From a region of the Nostoc sp. UHCC 0302 genome:
- a CDS encoding ParM/StbA family protein, whose amino-acid sequence MNYAYTQPIYGSSYPPSNGKVSPQHGQIRPRVVFDGGNRFIKWIDPNNQVQCLLSVVKEVSEYQWKRLKPDSGSVLIEIDGKRFVIGRLAQELGGEPTFQTDKCQLAPILALSAIQPNSRETAVHIQQMIVALPNTLNDEDVAAVKQIANHPLTQEFKRNGEYITYTVGEVVPVDETEPAFHYALNQGFFSFPEAKNAIWDLGGGTAIARIYTPNGTMIHDAEVILPGTKALAQQVAVEMKEVYSLDYSPSLQGIMDAIARGDCLYGTDKLDFSSTFEKACDQWVESARREIRSKWAQHLPELGEVLIVGGSADIAAPICASSGDRFKIAPSPQLFNIIAMAYQE is encoded by the coding sequence ATGAATTACGCATATACCCAGCCAATTTACGGCTCATCATATCCGCCGAGTAATGGGAAAGTTAGTCCACAACACGGACAGATAAGACCGCGAGTAGTTTTTGATGGAGGCAACCGATTCATTAAATGGATTGACCCTAATAATCAAGTGCAATGTTTGCTCAGTGTTGTGAAAGAAGTCAGCGAATACCAGTGGAAGCGGCTCAAGCCCGATTCTGGGTCAGTATTGATTGAAATTGATGGTAAACGCTTTGTAATTGGGCGATTAGCTCAAGAACTAGGTGGTGAGCCGACCTTCCAGACGGATAAATGTCAATTAGCTCCCATACTGGCACTCTCGGCAATCCAGCCAAATTCAAGAGAAACAGCCGTACACATCCAGCAAATGATTGTGGCGCTGCCCAATACTCTCAACGATGAGGACGTAGCCGCAGTGAAGCAGATTGCTAACCACCCGTTGACTCAGGAATTTAAGCGCAATGGCGAATACATCACCTACACCGTGGGTGAAGTTGTGCCAGTTGATGAGACTGAGCCAGCATTCCACTACGCCTTAAATCAAGGTTTTTTCAGCTTTCCCGAAGCGAAGAACGCGATTTGGGATTTAGGGGGAGGTACGGCTATAGCCCGAATTTACACACCGAACGGAACGATGATTCATGATGCAGAGGTGATTCTACCGGGAACCAAGGCACTTGCCCAACAAGTAGCGGTAGAGATGAAAGAAGTCTATTCTCTCGATTACAGCCCCAGTTTACAGGGCATTATGGACGCGATCGCCCGTGGTGATTGCTTATATGGGACGGACAAGCTTGATTTCTCCTCCACCTTTGAAAAAGCCTGTGACCAGTGGGTAGAGTCTGCCCGTAGAGAAATTCGCTCGAAGTGGGCGCAACACCTACCAGAGTTGGGAGAAGTCTTGATTGTCGGTGGCAGTGCAGATATCGCCGCACCTATATGTGCCAGTAGCGGAGATCGCTTTAAGATTGCCCCATCACCGCAGTTATTCAACATCATTGCAATGGCTTATCAGGAGTAA
- a CDS encoding tetratricopeptide repeat protein, with amino-acid sequence MKCPVCGAVYRPPKGSSGVRKQENNDYKEETATISPSLSTVSHSPTCRRCKADLSDLLRLHDQAIWYHRQALHLLPQGRYSEAATHNNQALALYYSNADFHALAGKIWALQGEWRQAIASWQQALKFDPQNAIACDCLQTIKLMAKNHYA; translated from the coding sequence ATGAAATGTCCTGTCTGTGGAGCAGTTTATCGTCCGCCAAAGGGCAGCAGTGGAGTACGAAAGCAGGAGAATAATGATTATAAGGAAGAAACTGCTACCATATCTCCCTCACTCAGTACTGTTTCCCACTCTCCAACTTGCAGACGCTGCAAAGCAGACTTATCTGACTTGCTTCGTCTGCACGACCAAGCCATCTGGTATCACAGACAAGCACTGCATTTATTGCCACAAGGGCGTTATTCAGAAGCTGCAACGCACAACAATCAAGCTCTAGCTTTGTATTACAGCAATGCAGATTTCCATGCTTTGGCTGGGAAAATATGGGCATTGCAAGGAGAGTGGAGACAAGCGATTGCATCTTGGCAACAAGCACTCAAGTTTGACCCACAAAATGCTATAGCTTGTGATTGTCTGCAAACAATAAAACTAATGGCAAAAAATCATTACGCTTAA
- a CDS encoding Hsp70 family protein yields MKAVGIDLGTTNSEVAIVENGQVRVLPGEDGDLILPSCVGFNDTGKLLVGREALRQYAAAPEHTVKSIKRWMGTDHKTTLGDKEYLPHEVSAIILRALKQRAENALGETITQAVITVPAYFTDAQRQATKTAGEIAGFEVLQIINEPTAAALAYDLRSVDTERVVVYDLGGGTFDVSVVEITGEVTEVLASHGNNRLGGDDFDRLLQLHLADLFRKQHSVDVPDDAATQARLLRAAEQLKIDLSSHAFATVREAFLGSKGKTALHLETEVARADFEKLIRPLLEETLEAIDRALTDANLEPNEIDRIILVGGSTRIPLVQQMIQEHLGQAPTDGIQADLCVALGAALQAGVLVGESVDAILVDVIPHSLGIAAAVPTSMGIMPGFFSVIIPRNSVVPVSRSHVYSTISDQQEVVEIEVFQGENAIAEENVPLGSFRVENLPPKPAGGIQIEVHFDFDLNGILTVTTTEKGKGQQGTLVVNNAGIQKLSSHELKQARADLEALFESDETIEISAEGTSEAVEITPELAVLLDRAQQALLTVDSEQAEELQDLLNQIENAISNKSAELPQLQEELEDFLYYASTNEQE; encoded by the coding sequence ATGAAAGCAGTTGGTATTGACTTAGGCACAACAAATTCCGAAGTGGCGATTGTCGAAAATGGACAGGTGCGGGTATTGCCTGGAGAAGATGGCGACCTGATTTTACCTTCCTGTGTGGGGTTTAACGATACGGGTAAACTGCTGGTGGGACGAGAAGCGCTCCGTCAGTATGCTGCGGCTCCTGAACACACTGTCAAATCAATAAAACGCTGGATGGGAACTGACCACAAAACTACTTTAGGAGATAAAGAATACTTACCTCATGAAGTTTCCGCCATCATTCTTCGCGCCCTGAAACAACGAGCTGAGAATGCTTTGGGGGAAACAATTACCCAAGCAGTGATTACAGTTCCAGCCTACTTTACGGATGCTCAACGGCAGGCAACTAAAACTGCTGGTGAGATAGCTGGTTTTGAGGTACTGCAAATTATCAACGAACCAACCGCGGCGGCTTTAGCTTATGATTTGCGATCTGTTGATACAGAACGAGTTGTAGTTTATGACTTGGGAGGTGGTACTTTTGACGTATCGGTAGTCGAAATTACAGGCGAAGTAACAGAAGTACTAGCCAGTCATGGTAATAACCGCTTGGGTGGAGACGATTTCGACAGGCTTTTGCAACTCCATCTAGCGGATCTATTCCGCAAACAGCATAGTGTGGATGTACCAGATGATGCAGCTACCCAGGCGCGTCTCCTCCGAGCAGCAGAGCAATTAAAAATTGACTTGAGTTCCCACGCCTTTGCCACAGTTCGGGAAGCCTTTTTGGGTAGTAAAGGCAAGACTGCACTACATCTAGAGACAGAAGTAGCGCGAGCAGATTTTGAAAAATTGATTCGCCCATTATTAGAAGAAACCCTAGAGGCAATTGACCGCGCCCTCACAGATGCCAACTTGGAACCCAACGAGATTGACCGTATTATCCTAGTTGGTGGTTCCACACGCATTCCTCTAGTGCAACAAATGATCCAAGAGCATCTAGGACAAGCTCCCACTGATGGAATTCAAGCAGACCTTTGTGTGGCGCTAGGAGCAGCTTTGCAAGCTGGTGTGCTGGTAGGTGAATCCGTGGACGCCATTCTTGTAGATGTGATTCCCCATTCTCTGGGCATTGCTGCGGCTGTGCCTACATCAATGGGTATTATGCCTGGTTTCTTCAGTGTGATTATTCCCCGCAACAGCGTTGTTCCCGTTTCTCGCTCCCATGTTTATTCCACCATATCTGACCAGCAAGAAGTTGTAGAAATCGAAGTTTTTCAGGGAGAAAATGCGATCGCTGAAGAAAATGTTCCACTAGGTTCTTTTAGAGTGGAGAACTTACCACCCAAACCAGCAGGAGGTATTCAAATCGAAGTTCACTTTGACTTTGACCTAAATGGCATTCTCACAGTTACCACCACCGAGAAAGGCAAAGGACAACAAGGGACACTAGTAGTAAATAATGCAGGTATCCAGAAACTTTCCAGCCATGAATTGAAGCAAGCAAGGGCTGATTTAGAGGCATTGTTTGAAAGTGATGAAACAATTGAAATCTCAGCAGAAGGTACAAGCGAGGCAGTAGAAATCACTCCAGAATTGGCAGTACTTTTAGACCGCGCTCAACAAGCACTCTTAACCGTAGACTCTGAACAAGCAGAGGAATTACAAGACTTATTAAACCAAATTGAAAATGCAATCTCTAACAAGAGTGCAGAACTACCCCAGTTACAAGAAGAACTGGAAGATTTTCTTTACTACGCTAGCACTAATGAACAAGAGTAA
- the grpE gene encoding nucleotide exchange factor GrpE produces MKNEKEALFAKFLDYLHSEQLPPEYLGEPPTSANSFDPYQMVAEWTALRHEVKQQGKLLRSTQDALVQALEVTRADKEQLQIRLEESQKQAWGQFEQQQEKLLKELLDILDALDRACTYWQEELEALSATSNPKPSPPKNFWEKLGQWFIDKGTQSTVSEKLPPLESLSEILTSNQQGVELIRRSLLEVLRQRRVVPIAAQDKPFDSQTMYAVGRESRTDVTDNTVVQEVVRGYLWGERVLREAQVIVAARGTLD; encoded by the coding sequence ATGAAAAATGAAAAAGAAGCTTTATTTGCCAAATTTCTAGATTATTTACACTCAGAACAACTACCCCCTGAGTATCTAGGTGAACCACCGACATCTGCTAATTCCTTTGACCCCTATCAAATGGTGGCTGAATGGACTGCCCTGCGCCATGAAGTTAAGCAACAGGGTAAATTATTGCGTTCTACTCAAGATGCTCTTGTGCAAGCATTGGAAGTAACTCGTGCAGATAAAGAACAGCTGCAAATACGTCTGGAAGAAAGTCAAAAACAGGCATGGGGACAATTTGAGCAGCAGCAGGAGAAACTGCTCAAAGAGTTACTGGATATCCTGGATGCTTTGGATCGAGCTTGTACTTACTGGCAAGAGGAACTAGAAGCATTATCTGCTACATCAAACCCAAAACCATCTCCACCAAAAAACTTTTGGGAAAAGCTAGGACAGTGGTTTATTGATAAGGGAACTCAGTCTACAGTATCTGAAAAATTACCGCCATTAGAATCTTTAAGCGAAATTTTAACCAGTAATCAACAGGGAGTGGAGTTAATTAGGCGATCTCTTTTAGAGGTATTACGACAAAGGCGTGTTGTTCCCATTGCAGCACAGGACAAACCCTTTGACTCCCAGACAATGTATGCTGTGGGACGTGAGTCCAGAACAGATGTTACAGATAATACGGTAGTTCAGGAAGTAGTACGGGGTTATTTATGGGGCGAGCGTGTTCTGAGGGAAGCACAAGTGATTGTAGCGGCACGAGGGACTCTTGATTAG
- a CDS encoding DnaJ domain-containing protein gives MTDHYERLGISPEATSAQIKAAYHTKLREFPAHTYPEEFKAIRAAYEALRKGETTKYEDLLKFRPLEAELNPEILKQVREKALAQLEVSLDDLIRATF, from the coding sequence ATGACTGACCACTACGAACGCTTAGGAATTTCTCCAGAAGCAACAAGCGCCCAAATTAAAGCGGCATATCATACCAAACTGCGGGAATTTCCCGCTCATACTTATCCAGAAGAGTTTAAGGCAATTCGAGCAGCTTACGAGGCACTTCGTAAAGGAGAGACAACTAAATATGAGGATTTATTAAAATTTCGTCCCCTAGAAGCAGAACTGAATCCAGAGATATTAAAACAGGTGCGAGAAAAAGCCCTAGCTCAACTAGAAGTTAGCTTAGATGATTTAATTCGTGCCACATTTTAA
- a CDS encoding tetratricopeptide repeat protein has protein sequence MAKHKSKQRSQQHISSTETKLTEKSFEMQLQELLKQQKYRQALEEIKKNQRLHPDIEFTPKESEIWLLRGQQEFQKQDFKQAEKSFGRALEFGLVGEVHYWQARCLLELKQLDAALNLLRNAFEAGTLSKDYSICYLKLLLLKGDTATVEQLINEQSKRFSAAQLHWVRGVLALKNGQPEAALTSFQKIKRAITDGDLPIAWIAYTQQVSGNWDAAAHILGLKSSGRSSDFMLYGKPKYLEHSILERLATFQHGKTGQQLLLSRNPQKTAKTADKITQEALTALQILQLIDQGDHHEAAHLLLKIERRSTRFPELESLRPLLFTLAGQQALNQGRLSCTELFWQLLLTEQPFNPQLAINLLEVLDANDSDQERPRLLTRLLKWLEQEAKQKPQEWPSQRLKPTLAHLHCWMADAYMAVERERAALGALQQAERIYPTSPELLGRKGLIAAMEENYTEAIALITQAIEGGCRYEEIYNALLACWDELGDKQARNEARRRFGKHFGDLSIDTEVEVLPWVDALSTLSYPFFSRLVQGKDPKDPAIRACQIFVDAVQSPPNSGGRVALNQSAAAQKWETLLQKLAGQEQIPVLQAICVAIHLFAKREKGIAALTNQYVQKLFNLSVEDPEARVAHLVVLAVKEGSPKKLEFPLRTYLDTMPQPGNALANIQLQARRFGEITTLVPALSEALRREPQNPLLLLAKATTYHIDHPNYEQLKQQGFELARRLQDAKALQAFREEQAFISAQEAANVMPDLEKFDNLNMSNIDELLEGMLQKLFGNKIPQVEFERMLPELKQMMLNSMPNFEEDEEEDEEEDELPDLDLIFRNLPPTSKKRKGRRKGGFQELF, from the coding sequence GTGGCTAAACATAAGTCCAAACAGCGCTCACAACAACATATCTCTAGCACAGAGACAAAGCTTACTGAAAAATCCTTTGAGATGCAACTGCAAGAATTGCTGAAGCAGCAAAAATATCGGCAGGCATTGGAAGAAATCAAAAAAAATCAGCGCTTACACCCTGATATTGAATTCACTCCCAAAGAATCAGAGATTTGGTTGCTGCGGGGTCAGCAGGAATTCCAAAAACAAGATTTTAAACAGGCAGAAAAATCCTTTGGACGCGCTCTAGAATTTGGTTTGGTTGGAGAAGTTCACTACTGGCAAGCTAGATGTTTGCTGGAGTTGAAGCAATTAGATGCTGCACTGAATTTGCTCAGAAACGCTTTTGAGGCAGGCACTCTATCCAAAGACTACAGCATCTGTTACCTCAAACTCCTGTTACTTAAAGGAGATACCGCCACAGTTGAGCAGTTAATTAACGAACAATCCAAACGCTTTAGTGCTGCCCAACTCCACTGGGTACGAGGTGTTCTGGCGCTGAAAAATGGGCAACCAGAAGCTGCTTTGACATCTTTTCAGAAAATTAAGCGAGCCATCACCGATGGAGACTTGCCAATAGCTTGGATTGCTTACACTCAACAAGTCAGCGGGAATTGGGATGCTGCCGCTCATATTTTGGGTTTGAAATCATCTGGAAGGTCATCCGACTTTATGCTCTATGGCAAACCAAAGTATTTGGAGCATTCAATATTAGAGCGATTGGCAACTTTCCAACATGGAAAAACAGGGCAACAACTCCTACTATCTAGGAATCCGCAAAAAACAGCAAAAACAGCAGATAAAATTACCCAAGAGGCATTAACGGCGTTGCAAATACTGCAACTGATTGACCAAGGTGATCACCATGAGGCCGCACATCTGCTGTTGAAGATAGAGCGGCGTTCCACACGCTTTCCAGAACTAGAAAGTCTCCGTCCACTACTGTTTACCCTAGCTGGTCAACAAGCACTTAATCAAGGACGACTAAGTTGTACTGAACTATTCTGGCAGCTTTTGTTGACAGAGCAACCCTTTAACCCCCAGTTGGCAATCAATCTGTTAGAAGTTTTGGATGCTAATGATTCCGATCAAGAACGCCCACGTCTGTTGACCCGTTTGTTGAAGTGGTTAGAGCAGGAAGCGAAACAAAAACCTCAAGAATGGCCTTCACAACGATTGAAACCGACCCTAGCACATCTCCATTGCTGGATGGCAGATGCTTACATGGCAGTGGAGCGCGAGCGTGCAGCTTTGGGAGCTTTGCAACAAGCAGAACGCATCTATCCCACATCGCCAGAGTTACTGGGGCGCAAGGGACTAATTGCGGCAATGGAAGAAAATTATACTGAAGCGATTGCACTAATTACCCAAGCCATTGAAGGTGGGTGTCGGTATGAAGAAATTTACAATGCCTTGCTTGCTTGTTGGGATGAACTAGGTGACAAACAAGCACGCAATGAAGCTCGTCGCCGTTTTGGCAAGCACTTTGGCGACCTTAGTATTGATACAGAGGTGGAAGTGTTGCCTTGGGTGGATGCTCTGTCTACGCTAAGTTATCCCTTCTTTAGTCGCCTTGTGCAGGGCAAAGATCCCAAAGATCCGGCTATACGTGCCTGTCAGATATTCGTGGATGCAGTGCAGAGTCCTCCCAACTCTGGCGGTCGAGTCGCATTAAACCAGTCAGCAGCAGCCCAAAAATGGGAAACTCTGCTACAAAAATTAGCTGGTCAAGAACAAATTCCTGTATTGCAGGCGATCTGTGTTGCTATCCACCTCTTCGCCAAACGTGAAAAAGGTATCGCCGCTTTAACAAATCAGTATGTTCAAAAATTGTTCAACCTATCAGTAGAAGACCCAGAAGCTAGAGTGGCTCATCTTGTTGTCTTAGCTGTCAAAGAAGGTAGTCCCAAAAAACTAGAGTTTCCTCTACGTACCTACCTCGACACCATGCCACAGCCAGGAAATGCTTTGGCAAATATTCAACTTCAGGCGCGCCGTTTTGGCGAGATTACAACCCTTGTACCTGCGCTGTCAGAAGCACTACGCCGGGAACCCCAAAATCCTTTATTGCTATTAGCTAAAGCCACTACCTACCACATTGATCACCCAAACTATGAACAATTAAAGCAACAGGGATTTGAATTAGCCCGTCGCTTACAAGATGCCAAAGCATTACAAGCATTTCGGGAAGAACAGGCGTTTATCTCTGCTCAGGAAGCGGCTAACGTAATGCCAGACCTAGAGAAATTTGACAATCTGAATATGTCAAATATTGATGAGTTATTAGAAGGGATGCTTCAGAAATTATTTGGCAACAAAATTCCCCAAGTTGAGTTTGAACGAATGCTTCCAGAACTCAAGCAAATGATGTTAAACAGTATGCCTAACTTTGAGGAAGATGAGGAGGAAGATGAGGAGGAAGATGAGTTGCCAGACTTAGACTTGATATTTAGAAACTTACCGCCTACGTCTAAGAAACGAAAGGGCAGAAGAAAAGGAGGTTTTCAGGAATTGTTTTAA